In Curtobacterium sp. TC1, the following proteins share a genomic window:
- a CDS encoding type II toxin-antitoxin system Phd/YefM family antitoxin: protein MSEVSISEARGRLASIIDDARHEPVYLTRRNKRVAAVVDADVLDRLLEAAEDLDDLIAYDAAIAENKRIGGENVQWDDLKRELGLG from the coding sequence GTGAGCGAAGTGTCGATCTCCGAAGCACGTGGCCGCCTGGCGTCGATCATCGACGACGCCCGGCACGAACCCGTCTACCTGACCCGGCGCAACAAGCGCGTCGCGGCGGTGGTGGACGCGGATGTCCTGGACCGCCTGCTCGAGGCGGCCGAGGACCTCGACGACCTGATCGCGTACGACGCTGCCATCGCGGAGAACAAGCGCATCGGCGGTGAGAACGTGCAGTGGGACGATCTCAAGCGCGAGCTCGGGCTCGGATGA
- a CDS encoding MFS transporter: protein MNARARLRALLAVQAVSRTGNVVTTVAVPFAVLARGGSATDVGIAAFAATVPIVLGGPFGGALVERVGFVRSSVASDLVSGATLLAMPVLAWTVGLPFWALLSLVFVSGLFDLPGESARRVLLPGLARSAGVPLERAVGHFEASQRLSVLIGAPLGGVLVAAAGPMAALVCTAVAFGTAALLAAVLVRPAEDDGAGAGADAAPTNGYWRDIAEGFRFCVRDPFFRLVIALVLVTNLLDAARSTTLLPLYAADTLGGAQALGFVTGTFGGAAFLGSVAFGYVAHRVPRRITFVLCFVLAGGPSLLVPALGLGLPWMLAAAALSGLAAGSLNPILGAVELERIPEHMRARVFGLLGAGSWAGIPLGGLLAGFAADGIGVQATFGVVVVLYTVVTLAPLTGGAWRLMERPDPERAPAERVTT from the coding sequence GTGAACGCCCGGGCCCGGCTGCGTGCACTGCTCGCGGTCCAGGCCGTCTCGAGGACCGGGAACGTCGTCACGACCGTGGCCGTGCCCTTCGCCGTCCTCGCGCGGGGTGGCTCGGCGACGGACGTCGGGATCGCCGCCTTCGCCGCGACGGTGCCGATCGTCCTCGGCGGCCCCTTCGGCGGAGCGCTCGTCGAGCGGGTCGGGTTCGTCCGGTCGAGCGTGGCGTCGGACCTCGTCAGCGGTGCGACCCTGCTGGCGATGCCGGTGCTCGCCTGGACCGTGGGTCTGCCGTTCTGGGCGCTCCTGTCGCTCGTCTTCGTGAGCGGCCTGTTCGACCTGCCGGGGGAGTCCGCACGTCGGGTCCTGCTGCCCGGACTCGCGCGATCGGCCGGCGTTCCACTGGAGCGGGCGGTCGGGCACTTCGAGGCGTCGCAGCGACTGTCGGTGCTCATCGGCGCACCGCTCGGCGGTGTGCTCGTGGCGGCTGCCGGCCCGATGGCGGCACTCGTCTGCACCGCGGTGGCGTTCGGCACCGCAGCCCTGCTCGCTGCGGTGCTGGTCCGTCCGGCGGAGGACGACGGAGCGGGCGCGGGCGCTGACGCGGCTCCGACCAACGGGTACTGGCGGGACATCGCCGAGGGCTTCCGGTTCTGCGTCCGCGACCCGTTCTTCCGGCTCGTGATCGCCCTCGTGCTGGTCACGAACCTGCTCGACGCGGCCCGGTCGACGACGTTGCTCCCGCTCTACGCCGCCGACACCCTCGGTGGGGCGCAGGCGCTGGGCTTCGTGACGGGAACATTCGGCGGTGCGGCGTTCCTCGGGTCGGTGGCCTTCGGGTACGTCGCGCACCGCGTTCCCCGTCGGATCACCTTCGTCCTGTGCTTCGTGCTCGCCGGCGGGCCCTCGCTCCTGGTGCCGGCACTCGGCCTCGGGCTGCCGTGGATGCTCGCCGCGGCGGCGCTGTCGGGGCTCGCCGCCGGGTCGCTCAACCCGATCCTCGGCGCCGTCGAGCTGGAGCGCATCCCGGAGCACATGCGCGCCCGGGTGTTCGGGCTGCTCGGAGCCGGTTCCTGGGCGGGGATCCCCCTCGGCGGGTTGCTCGCCGGCTTCGCGGCCGATGGCATCGGCGTCCAGGCGACGTTCGGGGTGGTCGTCGTGCTCTACACGGTGGTGACGCTCGCGCCACTGACGGGTGGCGCCTGGCGCCTCATGGAGCGACCGGATCCGGAGCGGGCGCCGGCCGAACGCGTGACGACGTAG
- a CDS encoding type II toxin-antitoxin system RelE family toxin: MTWSVEVIPSAQRVIRKLPPDGRRRIEGLLAILAEHPQPPAARKLVNRPGWRVRSGDYRLIYEIDDGRLVVVVVDAGHRRAIHRDR; the protein is encoded by the coding sequence ATGACCTGGTCGGTCGAGGTCATCCCGTCCGCGCAACGTGTCATCCGCAAGCTCCCGCCCGACGGTCGTCGGCGTATCGAGGGACTCCTCGCGATCCTCGCCGAACACCCGCAGCCCCCGGCAGCTCGGAAGCTCGTGAACCGACCCGGTTGGCGGGTCCGATCGGGCGACTACCGCCTGATCTACGAGATCGACGACGGCCGACTCGTCGTCGTCGTCGTCGATGCCGGCCATCGCCGGGCGATCCACCGCGACCGCTGA
- the folP gene encoding dihydropteroate synthase produces MTGLPGVAAGPGWVVPDLRDPVRTIGRRTIDFDHRIAVMAIVNRTPDSFHDRGATFELDRAVEAAVRAAEQGADWVDIGGVKFAPGPELPAADEVDRVVPVVEQLAQQSDVVISVDTFRPEVAAAAIAAGASVVNDTTGLSDPRMAAVVADSEATIVITHSLAEPRRPLEAPPQYDDVTASVVGFLRERVDRALAAGVPESRIVVDPGHDLNKNTVHTLELTRRLPEVVALGYPVLAAVSNKDFVGESLGRPRGERLAGSLAVATVSAMLGARIVRMHDVAESVDAMRMVEATLGWRAPVESRHNT; encoded by the coding sequence ATGACGGGCCTCCCGGGCGTCGCAGCCGGACCCGGCTGGGTGGTGCCCGACCTGCGTGACCCGGTGCGCACGATCGGCCGCCGCACCATCGACTTCGACCACCGCATCGCCGTGATGGCGATCGTGAACCGGACCCCGGACTCGTTCCACGACCGCGGCGCCACGTTCGAGCTCGACCGGGCCGTCGAGGCCGCTGTCCGGGCGGCCGAGCAGGGTGCCGACTGGGTCGACATCGGCGGCGTGAAGTTCGCCCCTGGTCCGGAACTGCCCGCCGCCGACGAGGTCGACCGGGTCGTCCCCGTCGTCGAACAGCTCGCCCAGCAGTCCGACGTCGTCATCAGCGTCGACACCTTCCGCCCGGAGGTCGCCGCGGCGGCGATCGCGGCCGGCGCGAGCGTCGTCAACGACACCACCGGCCTGTCCGACCCACGGATGGCTGCCGTCGTCGCGGACTCCGAGGCCACGATCGTCATCACGCACTCGCTCGCCGAACCCCGTCGTCCGCTCGAGGCACCGCCGCAGTACGACGACGTCACCGCGTCCGTCGTCGGGTTCCTGCGGGAGCGCGTCGACCGGGCGCTCGCCGCGGGCGTCCCCGAGTCGCGGATCGTCGTCGACCCGGGCCACGACCTCAACAAGAACACCGTCCACACCCTCGAGCTGACCCGGCGGCTGCCCGAGGTCGTGGCGCTCGGCTACCCGGTGCTCGCGGCGGTGTCGAACAAGGACTTCGTGGGGGAGTCGCTCGGGCGCCCGCGCGGCGAACGCCTGGCGGGCTCGCTCGCCGTCGCGACGGTGAGCGCGATGCTCGGTGCGCGGATCGTCCGGATGCACGACGTCGCCGAGAGCGTCGACGCGATGCGCATGGTCGAGGCGACGCTCGGCTGGCGGGCACCGGTGGAATCGAGGCACAACACGTGA
- a CDS encoding DNA-3-methyladenine glycosylase 2 family protein encodes MPGTDQLHAERYRVVASRDARFDGQFVTAVHSTGIYCRPSCPARTPRETGVTFYRTSAAAHLAGFRACKRCLPEATPGSPEWDLREDVAGRAMRLVLDGVVERDGVPGLAARVGYSERQLNRIMTAELGAGPKALSRAHRAQTARTLLTSSDLPIADVAFAAGFASIRQFNDTVREVFGVTPSELRARRTPRPTPDGVLHVHLPARPPFDAQGLLDWHALHALPGLEHVDTDDSGRVTSYGRLLDLPGGPGWFSASAAVAGTPGSTAPGRGTGIDLRVRVSDLSDLPTLVARVRSYFDLDADPVAVDAVLGSVPELAAAVRRVPGLRLPGAVDAHEIVFRTLIGQQVSVAAARTAQTRLVAALGAAVPASIMPDGLLFPSAAVIAVRGHEVLRGPAARVDTILRVAAALADGSLVVDGGQSLDELRARLLAVKGIGPWTADYVALRVRHHPDVFLHSDLAVRNGAQELGLPGTARALSLWSEQVAPWRSYLTMHCWRPIIDRAIATAASAPAHGTARARRADDDPRKDER; translated from the coding sequence ATCCCCGGAACCGACCAGCTGCACGCCGAGCGCTACCGTGTCGTCGCGTCGCGCGACGCACGCTTCGACGGCCAGTTCGTCACGGCCGTGCACTCCACCGGCATCTACTGCCGCCCGAGTTGCCCGGCACGCACGCCCCGCGAGACCGGCGTCACCTTCTACCGCACGAGCGCCGCGGCGCACCTGGCCGGCTTCCGCGCCTGCAAGCGCTGCCTGCCCGAGGCGACCCCCGGCAGCCCCGAGTGGGACCTGCGCGAGGACGTCGCCGGACGCGCCATGCGCCTCGTCCTCGACGGCGTCGTCGAGCGCGACGGCGTCCCGGGGCTCGCTGCACGGGTCGGCTACTCGGAACGCCAGCTCAACCGCATCATGACGGCCGAGCTCGGCGCCGGACCGAAAGCACTCAGCCGCGCACACCGCGCCCAGACGGCACGCACGCTCCTGACGTCGTCGGACCTGCCCATCGCGGACGTCGCGTTCGCCGCCGGGTTCGCGAGCATCCGCCAGTTCAACGACACCGTCCGCGAGGTCTTCGGCGTGACCCCCTCCGAACTGCGTGCGCGCCGGACGCCACGGCCCACCCCGGACGGCGTCCTGCACGTGCACCTGCCCGCGCGCCCGCCGTTCGACGCGCAGGGGCTCCTCGACTGGCACGCGCTGCACGCCCTGCCCGGCCTCGAACACGTGGACACCGACGACTCGGGGCGGGTCACCTCCTACGGGCGATTGCTCGACCTGCCAGGAGGCCCGGGCTGGTTCAGCGCGTCGGCTGCGGTCGCGGGGACACCCGGCTCCACGGCCCCCGGTCGTGGCACCGGGATCGACCTGCGGGTGCGCGTCAGTGACCTGTCCGACCTGCCGACGCTCGTCGCCCGCGTCCGGTCGTACTTCGACCTCGACGCTGACCCGGTCGCCGTCGACGCCGTGCTCGGCTCCGTGCCCGAGCTCGCCGCAGCCGTGCGGCGGGTCCCCGGGCTGCGGCTGCCGGGGGCGGTCGACGCGCACGAGATCGTGTTCCGCACCCTGATCGGGCAACAGGTCTCCGTCGCCGCGGCCCGGACGGCACAGACGCGGCTCGTCGCGGCGCTCGGCGCTGCCGTGCCGGCGTCGATCATGCCGGACGGCCTGCTCTTCCCGTCCGCCGCCGTCATCGCCGTCCGCGGGCACGAGGTGCTGCGCGGTCCGGCTGCCCGCGTCGACACCATCCTGCGGGTCGCCGCGGCGCTCGCCGACGGGTCGCTCGTGGTCGACGGCGGGCAGTCCCTCGACGAGCTGCGGGCCCGGCTGCTGGCGGTGAAGGGCATCGGGCCGTGGACCGCCGACTACGTGGCGCTCCGGGTCCGGCACCACCCCGACGTGTTCCTCCACAGCGACCTCGCGGTGCGCAACGGTGCACAGGAACTCGGGCTGCCCGGAACGGCGCGTGCGCTCTCCCTATGGTCGGAGCAGGTGGCGCCCTGGCGGAGCTACCTGACGATGCACTGCTGGCGACCGATCATCGACCGCGCGATCGCGACGGCCGCCAGTGCACCCGCGCACGGCACCGCCCGTGCGCGCCGCGCAGACGACGACCCTCGGAAGGACGAACGATGA
- a CDS encoding pyrimidine reductase family protein: MNLLPPSIADLSDDDLLDLYTAGAPAPWLRVNFVATLDGSASAAGVSGSLGGPDDLRVFDLLRRVADVVLVAAGTVRDEGYGPMVLHDADVTWRRAHGMPDHPVFAIVSRSLSLDPASRVFTEAPVRAVVLTSAAAAASETGVALSSVAAVVPCSPGADPGSVDVSLVRDALVARGLGTIHCEGGPSFLGSLIAADAVDELTLTIDPSLEGGAGPRIARGGSPELRRMRPAHVLRGAGDVLLTRYVRAEPPAPVPVDRVG; the protein is encoded by the coding sequence GTGAACCTCCTGCCCCCGTCGATCGCGGACCTGTCCGACGACGACCTGCTCGACCTGTACACCGCGGGTGCCCCGGCGCCGTGGCTGCGGGTGAACTTCGTGGCGACGCTCGACGGGTCCGCCTCGGCTGCCGGTGTCTCGGGGTCGCTCGGCGGCCCGGACGACCTGCGCGTGTTCGACCTGCTGCGCCGGGTGGCCGACGTGGTGCTCGTCGCCGCGGGCACCGTGCGCGACGAGGGCTACGGGCCGATGGTCCTGCACGACGCCGACGTGACCTGGCGTCGGGCGCACGGCATGCCCGACCACCCGGTGTTCGCGATCGTCTCGCGGTCGCTCTCGCTCGATCCTGCTTCGCGGGTGTTCACCGAGGCGCCGGTCCGGGCCGTCGTCCTGACCTCCGCTGCGGCGGCTGCGTCGGAGACCGGGGTCGCGCTGTCGTCCGTCGCCGCCGTCGTGCCGTGCAGTCCCGGGGCCGATCCCGGATCGGTCGACGTGTCGCTCGTCCGCGACGCACTGGTGGCGCGGGGGCTCGGCACGATCCACTGCGAGGGTGGTCCCTCGTTCCTGGGTTCGCTCATCGCCGCGGACGCCGTCGACGAGCTGACCCTGACGATCGACCCGTCGCTCGAGGGCGGTGCCGGCCCGCGGATCGCCCGCGGCGGTTCCCCGGAGCTGCGGCGGATGCGCCCGGCGCACGTGCTCCGCGGTGCGGGTGACGTGCTGCTCACCCGGTACGTCCGGGCGGAGCCGCCCGCCCCGGTGCCGGTCGACCGCGTCGGCTAG
- a CDS encoding NCS2 family permease, with amino-acid sequence MVSAPQTDTTPRNRFATGLDRYFSITKRGSTIPREIRGGLVSFVTMAYIVILNPLILGGFSADQAAKDVSGGWLENAQVAAATGLVAGLMTIAMGVIANLPFGIAAGLGINSFLAVSVVQQVTWAEAMGLVVINGVIIVVLALTGIRTMIFTAVPAQLKAAITVGIGLFIAFIGLVDSGFVRSSGLASPPLQLGEDGSVGALPTIVFLIGLVIIGTLMARKVKGALLIGIVATTIIAIILQAIFQVPTSVDSKTGWNLNAPGLPSALFAFPDLSLVGHADLFGAFSRIGPLAASMLVFTLVFTNFFDAMGTMTGLAKAAGVAKPDGTFPRLKSALVVEGVGAIAGGGASVSSNTVFIDSAAGIGEGARTGMASVVTGLLFLASMFLTPLTQVVPLEVAAAGLVVVGALMVAQVADISWSDFGSALPAFLTIVVMPLTYSIANGIGAGFISWVLIKLLSGRGREVSWLLYVVAAGFLLYFARGPLEALLGVG; translated from the coding sequence GTGGTGAGCGCCCCGCAGACCGACACCACACCCCGGAACCGCTTCGCGACCGGCCTCGACCGATACTTCTCCATCACGAAGCGCGGATCCACGATCCCGCGTGAGATCCGAGGCGGACTCGTCTCGTTCGTGACGATGGCGTACATCGTGATCCTCAACCCGCTGATCCTCGGCGGGTTCAGCGCCGACCAGGCCGCCAAGGACGTCTCCGGCGGCTGGCTCGAGAACGCACAGGTCGCCGCCGCGACCGGACTCGTCGCCGGGCTGATGACCATCGCGATGGGCGTCATCGCGAACCTGCCGTTCGGCATCGCCGCCGGCCTCGGGATCAACTCGTTCCTGGCCGTCAGCGTCGTGCAGCAGGTCACGTGGGCCGAGGCGATGGGTCTCGTCGTCATCAACGGCGTGATCATCGTGGTCCTCGCGTTGACCGGGATCCGGACGATGATCTTCACCGCCGTCCCGGCGCAGCTGAAGGCCGCGATCACCGTCGGGATCGGCCTGTTCATCGCCTTCATCGGACTCGTCGACTCGGGCTTCGTGCGCTCGTCCGGGCTCGCGTCCCCGCCCCTGCAGCTCGGCGAGGACGGCTCCGTCGGCGCCCTGCCGACCATCGTGTTCCTGATCGGCCTGGTGATCATCGGCACGCTCATGGCCCGGAAGGTCAAGGGTGCGCTGCTCATCGGCATCGTCGCGACCACGATCATCGCGATCATCCTGCAGGCGATCTTCCAGGTGCCGACCTCGGTCGACTCGAAGACCGGCTGGAACCTCAACGCGCCCGGCCTGCCGAGCGCCCTGTTCGCGTTCCCCGACCTGTCGCTCGTCGGTCACGCCGACCTGTTCGGCGCGTTCAGCCGCATCGGGCCGTTGGCCGCGTCGATGCTCGTCTTCACCCTCGTGTTCACGAACTTCTTCGACGCGATGGGCACCATGACCGGCCTCGCGAAGGCCGCCGGCGTCGCGAAGCCCGACGGCACGTTCCCCCGCCTGAAGTCGGCGCTCGTCGTCGAGGGCGTCGGCGCCATCGCCGGTGGTGGCGCCTCGGTGTCGTCGAACACCGTCTTCATCGACTCCGCCGCCGGCATCGGCGAGGGCGCCCGCACCGGCATGGCCTCCGTCGTCACCGGCCTGCTGTTCCTGGCGTCGATGTTCCTCACCCCGCTCACGCAGGTCGTCCCGCTCGAGGTCGCCGCGGCCGGACTCGTCGTCGTCGGAGCGCTCATGGTGGCGCAGGTGGCGGACATCTCGTGGTCGGACTTCGGCTCGGCCCTGCCCGCGTTCCTGACGATCGTCGTCATGCCACTGACCTACTCGATCGCGAACGGCATCGGCGCCGGCTTCATCAGCTGGGTGCTCATCAAGCTGCTGTCCGGCCGTGGCCGTGAGGTCTCGTGGCTGCTCTACGTCGTCGCCGCGGGCTTCCTGCTGTACTTCGCGCGCGGACCGCTCGAGGCGCTGCTCGGCGTCGGCTGA
- a CDS encoding HAD-IA family hydrolase, with protein sequence MIDIVASGVLFDMDGTLVDSTAVVESTWTRFGQSRGIDPAEILAFSHGRQAISTIQHFLPDLDREEQLRIAAELVAEESASSEGISEIPGAAAFVDRLLAAGVPVALVTSAPRDLAAGRMAAAGLTMPTAFVPSEDVEHGKPHPDGYLRGAALLGVDASDCVAFEDAPAGLESAIASGATTVVVGPHESDVTAGLHRVSGYDGITVEAEGSAFRIRG encoded by the coding sequence GTGATCGACATCGTGGCGTCCGGGGTCCTCTTCGACATGGACGGGACGCTCGTCGACTCGACCGCGGTGGTCGAGTCGACCTGGACCCGGTTCGGGCAGTCGCGCGGCATCGACCCGGCCGAGATCCTCGCGTTCTCGCACGGCCGCCAGGCGATCAGCACGATCCAGCACTTCCTGCCCGACCTGGACCGCGAGGAGCAGCTGCGCATCGCCGCCGAACTGGTCGCCGAGGAGAGCGCGAGCAGCGAGGGCATCTCCGAGATCCCCGGCGCCGCGGCCTTCGTCGACCGGCTCCTCGCCGCGGGGGTCCCGGTGGCGCTCGTGACGAGCGCGCCGCGCGACCTCGCCGCCGGGCGGATGGCCGCCGCGGGACTGACGATGCCGACGGCGTTCGTGCCGTCCGAGGACGTCGAGCACGGCAAGCCCCACCCCGACGGGTACCTGCGCGGTGCCGCGCTGCTCGGGGTCGACGCCTCCGACTGCGTGGCGTTCGAGGACGCCCCCGCCGGCCTCGAGTCGGCCATCGCCTCAGGAGCGACCACGGTCGTCGTCGGCCCGCACGAGTCCGACGTCACGGCCGGGCTGCACCGCGTGTCGGGGTACGACGGCATCACCGTCGAGGCAGAAGGGTCCGCTTTCCGCATCCGCGGCTGA
- a CDS encoding methylated-DNA--[protein]-cysteine S-methyltransferase, translated as MTDATIQTLDTPDGAFTVLEDAEGRVLASGWTDSVDRILGRLADRYRPSRIVDGTVAAADAVDAFYSGEVEHAMQVPVRQFGTDLFTEGWRQLRRIPAGGTLTYTEFAGAMGRPDAVRAAASVCARNAPALFVPCHRVLRSDGTLGGFAWGLDVKRSLLERESVGTTALV; from the coding sequence ATGACCGACGCAACCATCCAGACCCTGGACACCCCGGACGGGGCCTTCACCGTGCTCGAGGACGCGGAGGGCCGGGTCCTCGCCTCGGGCTGGACCGACTCCGTCGACCGGATCCTCGGGCGACTCGCCGACCGGTACCGACCCAGTCGGATCGTCGACGGCACGGTCGCCGCCGCCGACGCCGTGGACGCCTTCTACTCGGGCGAGGTCGAGCACGCCATGCAGGTGCCGGTGCGACAGTTCGGCACCGACCTGTTCACCGAGGGGTGGCGGCAGCTCCGGCGCATCCCGGCCGGCGGCACCCTGACCTACACCGAGTTCGCGGGGGCGATGGGCCGTCCGGACGCCGTGCGGGCCGCAGCGAGTGTGTGCGCGAGGAACGCGCCCGCGCTCTTCGTGCCGTGCCACCGGGTGCTGCGGTCGGACGGCACGCTCGGGGGCTTCGCGTGGGGGCTCGACGTCAAGCGGTCGTTGCTCGAACGCGAATCGGTCGGCACCACGGCGCTCGTCTGA
- a CDS encoding molybdenum cofactor biosysynthesis protein translates to MPFRADVEIALLLVARRHRYEGRPADGAVPVRPDDPDELRDRIELRAGLGIVGDRYFAARAHVHASVTVIGLEGLEDVGRSLGVPVDPVATRRNVFLRGADVEALRGERFSLQSPGSGAVLFRGYRPANPCAWMDHEVAPGAFRAMRGRGGVRCDPESDGVLTLGPAVLRTTGPVALD, encoded by the coding sequence CTGCCGTTCCGCGCCGACGTCGAGATCGCGCTGTTGCTCGTGGCACGCCGCCACCGCTACGAGGGCCGGCCAGCCGACGGAGCGGTACCGGTCCGACCGGACGACCCGGACGAGCTGCGGGACCGCATCGAACTCCGCGCGGGGCTCGGCATCGTCGGCGACCGCTACTTCGCAGCGCGGGCGCACGTGCACGCCTCGGTGACGGTCATCGGGCTCGAGGGACTCGAGGACGTCGGACGGTCGCTCGGCGTACCGGTCGACCCCGTGGCGACCCGGCGGAACGTGTTCCTGCGCGGTGCCGACGTCGAAGCGCTCCGGGGCGAGCGGTTCTCGCTGCAGAGCCCCGGCAGCGGTGCAGTGCTGTTCCGCGGGTACCGGCCGGCGAACCCGTGCGCGTGGATGGACCACGAGGTCGCGCCGGGGGCGTTCCGGGCGATGCGCGGACGGGGCGGGGTCCGGTGTGACCCCGAGTCCGACGGTGTGCTCACCCTCGGACCCGCGGTGCTCCGGACGACCGGCCCCGTCGCACTGGACTGA
- the folE gene encoding GTP cyclohydrolase I has translation MDRARVEAAVRELLLGIGEDPDRPELERTPARVADSYAEFFSGIGTDAVAIARDGTVHAEDGERGRLVIVRDVKFRSVCEHHLLPFLGVAHLAYAPGDRLIGLGTLARVLDAVASRPQLQERLGEQVAATIAEGLGAEGVLVVLDAQHQCVTTRGERQTGSTTVTVAATGSLADAAGRAEAIALIGAGRVTDTTHVASDGADA, from the coding sequence ATGGACCGTGCCCGCGTCGAGGCCGCGGTGCGCGAACTCCTGCTCGGCATCGGCGAGGATCCCGATCGCCCCGAGCTCGAACGCACTCCCGCTCGGGTCGCCGACTCGTACGCGGAGTTCTTCTCCGGTATCGGAACGGACGCCGTCGCCATCGCCCGCGACGGCACCGTGCACGCCGAGGACGGTGAGCGCGGGCGTCTCGTCATCGTCCGCGACGTGAAGTTCCGGTCCGTCTGCGAGCACCACCTGTTGCCGTTCCTCGGGGTCGCGCACCTGGCCTACGCGCCGGGCGACCGCCTGATCGGACTCGGCACCCTCGCCCGGGTGCTCGACGCCGTGGCCTCGCGCCCGCAGCTGCAGGAACGGCTGGGCGAACAGGTCGCCGCGACGATCGCCGAGGGGCTCGGCGCCGAGGGTGTCCTCGTGGTCCTCGACGCGCAGCACCAGTGCGTGACGACCCGCGGGGAGCGCCAGACCGGTTCGACGACCGTGACGGTGGCGGCGACCGGTTCGCTGGCCGACGCCGCGGGCCGGGCCGAGGCGATCGCGCTCATCGGCGCGGGGCGTGTGACGGACACCACGCACGTGGCGAGCGACGGGGCGGACGCATGA
- a CDS encoding type 1 glutamine amidotransferase domain-containing protein: MATLDGKKVLVIATNYGVEQDEIVVPVDQLRERGATVTVAAQESGPIATLVGDKDPGKSLDPDTTIAGVNVTGYDALVVPGGTINADTLRQDNSAVSLVTAFVEANKPVAAICHGPWTLIEAGVLRGKTITSFPSLQTDVRNAGAEWVDHEVQVDGGIITSRNPDDLPAFVDAIESALTA, from the coding sequence ATGGCAACCCTGGACGGCAAGAAGGTCCTCGTCATCGCGACGAACTACGGCGTGGAGCAGGACGAGATCGTCGTGCCCGTCGACCAGCTCCGCGAGCGCGGTGCGACGGTGACGGTGGCGGCGCAGGAGTCCGGTCCGATCGCGACCCTCGTCGGCGACAAGGACCCCGGGAAGTCCCTCGACCCGGACACCACCATCGCCGGTGTCAACGTGACCGGGTACGACGCACTCGTCGTCCCGGGCGGCACCATCAACGCCGACACCCTGCGGCAGGACAACTCGGCGGTCTCCCTCGTCACGGCCTTCGTCGAGGCGAACAAGCCCGTCGCGGCGATCTGCCACGGCCCGTGGACACTCATCGAGGCGGGTGTGCTGCGCGGGAAGACGATCACCTCGTTCCCGTCGTTGCAGACCGACGTCCGGAACGCGGGTGCCGAGTGGGTCGACCACGAGGTCCAGGTCGACGGCGGGATCATCACGTCGCGCAACCCCGACGACCTGCCGGCGTTCGTCGACGCGATCGAGAGCGCGCTCACCGCGTGA
- a CDS encoding ArsR/SmtB family transcription factor, which yields MTVRRLDDAAHMRALAHPTRLRIVGLLRSGGPQTAAMLGEEIDEAPGTISYHCKRLADADFIEPAPELGSDRRERWWRATADHTSWDLADAFDDPERMLATTALDHTVADAYAAEYGRFIDQAPVLGREWVAASTSSDEVLRLTVEELSGLGAELRAVVGRWTAVSDAHTPGDGSERVIAVTQSYRMGRA from the coding sequence ATGACCGTTCGCAGACTCGACGACGCCGCCCACATGCGCGCCCTCGCCCACCCGACCCGACTGCGGATCGTCGGGCTCCTGCGCTCCGGTGGGCCGCAGACCGCGGCGATGCTCGGCGAGGAGATCGACGAAGCGCCCGGCACGATCAGCTACCACTGCAAGCGGCTGGCGGACGCGGACTTCATCGAGCCGGCTCCGGAGCTCGGTTCGGACCGGCGGGAACGGTGGTGGCGGGCGACGGCGGACCACACGTCGTGGGATCTCGCCGACGCGTTCGACGATCCGGAACGCATGCTCGCGACGACCGCGCTCGACCACACCGTCGCCGATGCGTACGCGGCCGAGTACGGGCGGTTCATCGACCAGGCGCCCGTCCTGGGGCGTGAGTGGGTCGCGGCGTCGACCAGTTCCGACGAGGTGCTGCGACTGACCGTCGAGGAACTCAGCGGGCTCGGCGCCGAACTGCGTGCCGTGGTCGGGCGATGGACGGCCGTGAGCGACGCGCACACGCCAGGCGACGGCTCGGAGCGCGTCATCGCCGTCACGCAGAGCTACCGGATGGGGCGAGCGTGA